The Branchiostoma lanceolatum isolate klBraLanc5 chromosome 5, klBraLanc5.hap2, whole genome shotgun sequence region GCTTCATACACTACTTATGATAGGGtgtacaacaacagcaaatgtTTGTCGTGTCGTGATCTTAGCATGTTGACAAACTTGACTGGGTTGAGTAGTAGCAGCTTTTCTGACTAACATTGAAGATCATATTTCACCACTTATATTATTAGATATCATGTAGAATAAATATTTTGGAGGCTGTGTTTGTCACTATACCGTTATCATATAATACAATGCCAACACTAATGTATTCAGGGATTAAGCTGTCTCCTTCAGGATCAATAAACCGTTGTGATATGTAATGTCCATTTTTGTATTACTGCAATGCATACATATGTCTTCATTAGATGCAATCATAACAGCGTAGTATAGTCATTTATTTAACATGGCCATACGTTGTAGTTCTGTCATCAACTACCTGAAAGCAAATATTTATAGACCAGCTGGCCTTTCTTGATAAAAGAGTACAGGCGGATTTACTCCCGCATcctcattcacacacacacacacacacacacacacacacacacacacacacacacacacacacacacacacacacacacacatatatatatatatatatatatatatatatatatatatatatatatatatatgggcacTCTTCTCTACCCACAATGGCTGATAGTATCTAAAAGTAATCTTTTATAATCTTATAGATTTCAATTAATCCAATTTAGATGGTTTCTTCTATAACTAGACGATTGTGCACTACTGTAATGCCTATAGTACATTGTTAGATTTTCCGAGCTTACCTGTGTTAGTGGTTATGATTTTAAAAGATTACacagcacttttgaccaatTGATGACGCCCCGTGTCCGTAAGGTTACTTCAATGATTGGTCCTTTGAACTTGACGACGGCAGCAGGGCGGCCAGCCTAGTCTTCACCAGACTACATGACTTGTTTTAGAAATAGTAaagaaaattggccaaataaactGAATAATGACCCAGGGGATTTAGTCGACCACAAAGTTACAATCTATGGTTGCTTAGTTCTCTGACATATTATTCAATCTATTTGGTCAATGTGtactatttaaaaaaattattctcATAGAGACTACGACCATCCGAAATCCTTAACGttaactttctttgttgtttactgttctTATCATTGTTGATGATGTGTTGGATGTCGTATATGTATGACGAAGTAACAAGGACAATTTCAAAGCAAATAAAAACGATAAAGATGTTGTCGTGAATATGAACTTCAAGATGTTCTCGTGAAGAGTTTTAGCAAATTTGAAACCTTCCCCATGACAAATAGCAGCTTGATTGATTATATCTTCGATGTCgattatttgttatttttcaacAGCCACAGTAAAAGGTTTTCGTGTTTCTGGCCACGCTGTATGGTTGCCTCATGATCGTACACGTGAGTGTTGAATAATCATGCCTTTTCATGATGTACCCGCTCTGTATAATGAATTCCCAATAATTGTCTATGGAAACGATTGAAGAAACCATTTCTGCACTTTCATTAAGAGTAGAAAATAAATTGAAAACTTGATCATGATATTTCCTTTGCGGCTTGTGGTTGGTTGAAAGTATGtgttgatgtttttcttttaaatgtaAAGCACATTCCCGGCACATCACCTGTTTCCTTTGTTCTTTGGTTCACAATAGAATGTCTAAGATGATTGAACTGACTGCATGGATAAGGCAGTCGATTAAAAATCAATACCGTTTCTAGACGCAGAAAAGATAGGGTATTGAAGTAGTAGATATTCTTAGCCTTCCCTTTTATTTAGTTGTTTCCTCTGTGACGATTTAAACATTTGTGAAAGTATAGCAAAGTAGACACTTGTTCTCTTGGCTGTTTTTGTCGTCGTTGACGACAACAGCGATACGAGGCAGTATGGCATTCGGTAAGATGTAATGTTGTTGGCCAGCAGCATTTGGTAgagtcatgatttttttaaagcctCCTCCCACGATTTAGCATGAGCCACATTGCTGACTCACCCACACTCCAAATATTAAATACACATGGAAATAAAGACGTTGGGTCACGTTGCAATTTCGTTGCAAAAAAAAGAGTGATTGAAATTGTCTGGCACTTGATTGGGGGAAGCAACAAGATAGAAATTGAATTCTCTCCTGCCAAGAAAGTGACTCTGCAATTTCTTCCTGGTGTGATCATGATTTCGAGAGAGAAATGATTAATTCATGAGTCGACTCATGACTGTGTAAACAGAAATTTAGGGTACTCATGAACCCTTTTCCCGACTCGAATTGAGTATCCTCGAAACCATGTCTCAGTCGCttagggggtggggggggggggggttgggtcaAGTCGCGTTTTCTTGTGTGTACATTCACGGAGTCGACTCCGAGTGTACTCCCAGTGAGTAGGTCATGATTCAAACTGAGACAATGCTGCGGTCGTCACACCACCGGCGCAGCTGGGCGTTCCAAGTCACTTCGCGGCCCCGTGTGTAAACAGACCGCAGTTGAGTCTGACTTCGGCTGAGTGTGCTCCGAGTGTACGTGGAAACGCGTGTGTTTCGCAGCTGCTCCAACCAGAACAGTGTTCCTGGTTCTGGTCGGAGCAGCTGCTGGCCTCGTGCTGTTGCCTGAGAAACTGTCTGTGGTGTCTCCTGGTACCACGCCTGAGGGGATGGCCTCAGCCATGCTTGTTAATGATCTCTTCTAGACACCGTGTTAGGTGCTGATTACAGGAAGTGTTCGGTACTTGGTGGTTAGGATGTCACGATGTGATCACTCCAGAAGCACAGTGGCGTTAACCtgcaacatacaacatacatcGCTAGTTCAGCTTGCTGTATCTAGCTGATGATTCATTCATGGCAAGTCTAGTGTGCGTTTGCTTGTGCTCATTAGGAAACATTATTTTTCTGTTGAAGTTGACAATTATGATCAGACCCGGAGGAAATGGACGAATCACTTtcttggtaaaaaaaacaacttaataTCTAGGTAATTGTTTCTTTGCATCAAGTGCCAGACAATTTCAATCACTATTGCATTTTGGGTAATTTCAATATGAACCATCACGGTGActttaatgtatgtatgtattcctAATGTGTAGTGTGTGGATGAGTCAGCACTGCTGAACACGCTGCTTCATGGGGGTGGTGTTTTGATTATGACttaacacacacacgcgcgcacgcacacaaacacacacacacgcacattcACAAAgaggcacacagacacacacagacatgcacacacacaaacacacacacgcacacacaaatcaTGATGAGAAGCAAGACGTCTGTGCGAATTGTCTTTATTTGGGACAGTTGAAGATCTACAACTTTGACACAGACAACATCCCGGTAAAATCAGGCCATCAGCCATTGATAACTTCGCTTATTGACCATAAATCTTACAACTATCAACTACAACATCTTTAGTAATATCAGTTCTTGATTAGACTTAAAATGCATGGCAACATCTTGACATCGAGAACACGACTTGGGCAATCCTAACAAAGCTTAAGCAGAGGCTGCCGTTAGCCATTGATTATGTCTATCTCAAATACAAGACTACGACAAGTCTCCACAACATCGATCAGCTCTACGCCATTTCACTACTGATTAACGGCTGAACTTGAACTAGAGTTGTCAACAACGTTTCCTACCATCTCACGTACATTTGTCATTCAACGCATCATTAAACAATCTTACTTATGTAGTGACAGGATAAAACAATGGTCCCCTTGATCTATCATTTTCATTTGTACTCCATTTTCTTTATTGATTCGCGGCTGATCTTGAACCAACACGTCAACCAACATGTCAACAACGATTCCTACCATCTCACGTATACGTAACGTTCAACACACCGAAGAGAGTTAGATTTTACTTTATAATGACAGGTGGAAACAATGGTCCACTTAAGTTACAAACCGTACATGGTAAACACATACACCTATGTAGCACTTACTGCAGTGCGAAGATAAAAACTAAAACTGCCGCTAGGACACTGGCTTGCTCACGCCAATGAAGGATAGACCATGTATGACAGAATCTAACAATAGTCTCCTTAAATTATAAACCATCCAAGGCAAACACATACAAATCTACCAATACCATTTTTGCAAAAACGGAATTAAGCAAATAGGTTTGCTTACTGATTAGCGGCTGAACTTGAACCAAAGTTGTCAACAACAATCTCACATGTACTTGACGTCAACACATTGTCAAACATCATACAGAATCTCATTAAATTCTACATAATATATAGTGacaggatcaaacaatggtttcCTTCAGGTACAAACCATCCATGGCAAACATAAACAGATCTACAAACGCAGTACTGACCTTATTGCGGAAATGAGAACTAAAACTTTCCCTAGGACATAGGTTTGCTCATTTCTTATCATAGTTCAATCTGTTCGCTTACGTTCGGGAGAGGCATACACATATATTCAAGCTATAGACTAGGAGTTTCTTGTTGAATGTGCAGATCAGGTACTGCTACAAAATATATTACAACAAAAGAAAGTAGGCTCCACCTCTGAGCATCGCCAAAAAACATCTGCAGACTTGACTCATTACAGAAATGCTTCATAATTGTAAAGCTAAACTCAAGTGCTTGATGTATGTGATAACTGCACCGATGTGTGTAACCCTATAAATGCATGAACCCAAATTACGACACACACTTACTGCGTGATAACAAAGTTATCAACTACACAACAAGTACTATGACCTAGCtaacgttttggtgaccgtctgtcacgtTCCTCGGGGCAATGATTACTGgatctactttgcactgcagctaggggTCGCTGCTATATCATGCCAGTTGATGGTTTCTTTGTACCTGTCAGTAGTGTTATAGGCGGTGAAGTTCTTTTTAAAATCAGTCAGTATCGATTGTTACTTTTTATCATAGCAACACATCGTCTGATGTTGTTAGAATTTTAAAACCGTTTGTAATCAAGTATCAATGTTCATGAATTAGGAACCATGTATCATTGTTTAAGCAATTTTATGTAACTGTTAAGTCAATGGCAAAGCATGTAAGTATTGGCGTAATCCATGTGGATATTTTTGTTTGATATCAATGTCACATGTAATGCCAATCAGAAGAAAGCTGAGTCTGAATCTGAATCTTGTCTTGtatcatgaaccgtgatgagagggatataaactcagtcacgcttaggaccacattcttcacatTGCATccgcgacacctagctgcagtaagAGGTAGATTCATTGCCctgacggtcaccgaaacgtcggctaggtaaaacacttggttgtatgCAATGAACTTACAACCTTATCCTGTTATCCTgttgggtcgtgtggcgtaacggcagggtgttcggcccagaaccaagaggtcctgagttcgaatccccctgacgccaccgatgttgtgcccttgggaaagggactttacacgactttcctcacttcgcccaggtgtataaaaaaatgagtatgttgttatctgtacgcggcactgttgatataagttataaaaacttgagtgcagtgccacgtcgtccttgtctgtcaaaaaaaacCGAAgtagaagaaaaacaaactttgttatccagcgAGTTACCAACATGGTGAACCTATTCACGGACTCACTACGGAAATAACATCTGGCGAGGAAAGACGGTGACGGTGCTGTCTTGTACGCTGGTCACCACTAACTGTCCAGCCGGACCTACAGCAATGCCCCACGGATGTGTAATCTTAACAACGGTGCGGACAAACTCCCCGCGGCTTGTGAACATGTCCACCCGTCTGTTTCCCCAATCCACCACGAGGATGCGCCCGATGGCGTCTACACAGACACCTTGTGGGTGCTTTAGCTCACCTTCGCCTTGTCCGAATCCCCCAAATTTGAATAGCCAATGTCCGGATTGGTTGTACACATGTACCCATGGGCTCGTCAATGACGGGTCCGTAACGAGGATGTTTCCTTCCTTGTCTATCGCAACAGATTCGACATCCGTTCCCTGCTCTCTTCCAAAACGGCGAACTTCCGTTTCTTGCTTCAGTTGAAAACTGCGAAGGAGCTCTCCGTCCGGGCGGAACATGAAGATTTCAGCAGAGGCCTCCACAACGATGATGTCGTTGCCCGTGTCCACGGCGATGTTTGGGTACCAACCCCAGCGCTGCAAATCGAACATGGTCAATGCCACACCTTCCCGACTGTACTTGATTACAAAAAGGGCCGAAGTACGGTACACTCTCTGCCCCAATACCCACAAATAACCCTCTGCGTCCATAGCAACATCGCAGGGTTGGATGTCGTATTCGCGGCCGTTAGCACCCACCATTGCCGTTCGGAAGAGACGGAGAAAGACCCCACTCATGCTGAAGACTTGGATTCGTTTATTGTGCACATCATTGACAAATATCTCATTGTCAGGAGACACGACCGCTCCACTGTTTCGCAGGAATTTCCCGGGTTCTCTTCCATATCCACCAAACACGACCTTCTCCGATGGTATGATTTTGCCTGCAATAGATAATAACAGTGTTAGTTGGTTCTAAGGTTAATAATGCTGAACCGTATTCATCCATACGTCATCATGACACCAGCTGTGATGTTTGGCACTCACATAGTTAAACGAATAGGGTTTTTGCGTGTGATGTCACGGTCAGCATGCTGGTTGTCAGAACCTTGAAGAGTTAGACCTATAGATACTTATGATACTTATGAATTTGTTGGTGTATGATGTCCCTGCAATGACATAAACGTATTCAAATTTACCTGGCAACTTGGGTGGTTCTGTTTGTCCAAAGGAGTCATTGACAGACCCCCTCTGTAGAAGAAAAAGGATATTTAGAGTTTATTGATTAGCTCGCGAATTTTAATTTCTACCCGTGACATCACGAAATCCTCACTTCTCACACAGCTTACAGTTTACAACAAAGGATACTCTTGTAGACAAGCAACCAAATTCTCGTACTCTGGCATATGCATGTCTTCATGGTATCTACAGAAGTAGAAATAATCGTTTGTTTCCGCTCACCGTGGGTTTGTCCATGAGCTCATGATCACCACCAGAGGAGCAGCAGGCAGTGGCACCAGGGGCGTAGGTAGTATCCTCAGCTTCTGTAGGCTGTAGGTTTGTACACATATGAATTCTAACTGTTCAACAAGTATATGACTTAATGCACAATGTGACATTTGTTCGCGCTTCAGCATACAGCAAATACCGTACAATAGAGTCCACGGTTTGCCGTCAAGTATGTTAACACGATCGttgataaaaagaaaagaaaaaacagtTCTTCAGAAACTGCTTGCTGCCATTATTAAGATAGAAACGCGACGTGATACAATTACCCAATCCTGCTTGGTTGTGTTGTATCGTCTGGCATAGAGATCTGCAAAAGATTTGTAATATGTTACATATACAACAGCCGAGTTTGCTGCCTGAAAGGAAAGATTCTCCAATGTGAACACTGCGATATTCACCATAAAGATTAAGCCTCACCTTGATTTTCAAGACTTGAACTTTGTTACAAAGAAcaatcatcatcttcttctttcttcttcctctttatTCTAAATATCACAACTTACAGACAAAATAACATGCCTGAATGGCGATGATATACATGGCCTCTGTTGGTCAGACACTATATATACacaataaaatagaaaacacctatatacaaaatacaatatatcaaatatatcaaGATATACATCCAAGCGTTATTGCACATTAGGTGCTACTGATTGTTGTACAAACGGATTGCCTTATGTAGGAAAGAGTCCTGTAGTCTTTTGGGTCTAGCTGGGGGGATAGAGATGTTGTATTTGTTCCTGAGTGACCGACCAGTGGCTGTGGATCTACAGCGGGGGACGAGATCGTGTAGGGGGTGGTCATCTTGGAGCATCCAATCATCTAACTGACCACCAAACACCGATCTGCAGTGTAGTGAGACGATGGGATGCTAACTTTAAGCAGTCTGTCAAACAAGATGTCATTCCATTGTGGACAATACTGAAATATTCCGACCATGTATTGAAAACGTTACCTTGTGAGCTGTTGGAGGTCGATGAAAACGTGGGTGATGTTTTGGTAGAAGAGCCATCTGCAGGCCTAGCCTGTGATAGAGCAATAATCATATTAGAGTAGTTTGCCGATTTCCAATGTCAATGATGCAGACAATCCAGTTGTAGGTAACCCATTGGAGAAACTAAGAGGAcgtcaagaaaagaaaaaaatggaacaaCTCACCGCGGACATGTTCGTTTGAAAAGCCGTGGTCGCCTTCCTGGAGCTGGTAGAGGTGGTGTCCACTGCTTCAGTAGGctgtagatagatatatatatatatatatatatatacatatatatatatatatatatatatatatatatatatatatatatatatatatatatatatatatatatatgtgtgtgtgtacgtgtgtaatGAATTGTagtaaatttctttttttcggGTATGTTACAAAATCAGCTgtacaaacataaacacacaagtAAACTATACATACAAGAATCAATGCACAcctaaaaaattgatttttataCTGGCAATCTGACCTCAGAAGACCTTGTATCATACTGATCTTGGtggttacaaaatgtaaataataGAAAGATAAATGATACATGATATAGCAAAAAAAGATTTGAAGAATATCTTTGGTTTAAGCAGGACGTTTGACTTAAACACGTTCTGACATGGCAAAAAACAGATAAATATAAAAACGATGCATTCGACGTACTAGTTGATTACAATCACCATGACCGACAGAAATTACGGCTTTTCAAAGTACGCTATTCGCGACAAGCCGAGCCAGCTGCCAGATTTGTCGTCACGCgactctgtgacgtcattgcgCAGTATTTGTGTCCAACGCATTATGATAGTAGCAATTAGTATCTGAATACTTGTCAGAGGTATAGAAAACTTGGACCTACCTCGTGACTATCCTGCACGTTCGTAGTGAAGTATAGCCCAGCCAATGTTCCCATCAAGAGTAACGACGCCAGCAAAATAGCAGCAGCTACCGCAGGACGACGGCACATCCAGCCATAAATGCAATGTACAAAGTTACCTGTCATGTTTTCGGATGAACGATAATTAGTAGGAAtacttaaaaacaaaaataacaagaaagGTGTTAAATAACACCTCGGCGACGTATGCTCTATGTTGCATCAGTTATAATGATATAACCTCAACTTGATTGACATATGTCGCAAATATGAAAATCCCATCATTTTCTGATGAAGCAATCAATACACTAGTAAATATTTctatttgtatatacatataaggTCATAATATGCATAAATCACTTCTGTTGATAATTTTCTCCAACCAAATTACAAGAGTATGAAAGCTTTtacagcattttctcatcagttatgcaaatgagatcttCTGCATAACCGGTATCTGATAATACTTTCTTTTTAAGttacaaatgttacatgttgGGAAGTTTATGGAGCACAGCGCAATTATAAATTCAAATCAATGATTCTGAAAATTAGGTCTTAATGTGTGTGCATAATCAGCCCCTAGTGATGCCAATCTTTACTTAAGCTACCTACCTGCCAAAATCATAAATATACATTCatcctttcttgagttatcctcttctaAAGTATTCAAGAGCAGGGCCACCGCAGTTACCCCGAAAGCTGCTAGGACGTCAAATCTATATCTCGTCCTCCAGAGCCCCAAATGCTATCTGCCACCTTAAgcacccctctcactggacccgcggcacgctggcggcgtcgctgcggccgatcgaattgacaaagcactcaacgaatttcatcgacaaaaaacgaatctttttaagccttgtgtgtgttgttgtctttttggtcatacttgtacgttttgaatgatattcccattacaaaatcaagggtaacacaaatccagtttaggacgcagcgactccgccagcgtgccgcgggtctagtgagaggggggcttaagatcCAGAAGTAATTTGGGCAGATAACACTGGGAAGCTACTAGAGAAAACATACGACTAAAAACAGAGACGAGTCTTAC contains the following coding sequences:
- the LOC136434646 gene encoding tripartite motif-containing protein 3-like, whose amino-acid sequence is MCTNLQPTEAEDTTYAPGATACCSSGGDHELMDKPTRGSVNDSFGQTEPPKLPGKIIPSEKVVFGGYGREPGKFLRNSGAVVSPDNEIFVNDVHNKRIQVFSMSGVFLRLFRTAMVGANGREYDIQPCDVAMDAEGYLWVLGQRVYRTSALFVIKYSREGVALTMFDLQRWGWYPNIAVDTGNDIIVVEASAEIFMFRPDGELLRSFQLKQETEVRRFGREQGTDVESVAIDKEGNILVTDPSLTSPWVHVYNQSGHWLFKFGGFGQGEGELKHPQGVCVDAIGRILVVDWGNRRVDMFTSRGEFVRTVVKITHPWGIAVGPAGQLVVTSVQDSTVTVFPRQMLFP